A single Botrytis cinerea B05.10 chromosome 1, complete sequence DNA region contains:
- the Bcsdh6 gene encoding Bcsdh6: protein MARLSGLQREVLALYRKCLRASRKKPAEARKHFEAYARLEFNKSITLDKKDFNTIEYLLRKGQRQVDMYSSPGIKDIR, encoded by the exons ATGGCGAGATTGTCAGGACTTCAAAGAGAGGTTCTCGCGCTTTATAGGAAGTGCTTGAGAGCAAGTAGAAAGAAGCCGGCT GAGGCAAGAAAGCATTTTGAAGCATATGCGAG ACTGGAGTTCAATAAGAGTATAACTTTAGACAAGAAGGATTTCAACACGATCGAGTACCTTCTGCGGAAAGGACAGCGACAGGTTGACATGTATTCTTCGCCTGGTATTAAAGATATTCGATGA